Part of the Paenibacillus sp. FSL R7-0273 genome is shown below.
CCGCTCACTGGGCCGGTATGACCATTCCCGTGAATTCAGACCATGGCTGACGGGGCTGGTTATGCGGCAGATCCAGGCTTACCGCCGCAGGGGCTGGAGGCATTTCCGCCTGCTCCGGCGTGCGGAGCAGACTGCCGAGCGGATGGAGCATGATTTTGCAGGAGAGGTAGTGGACAGGATATCAAACCGTGCGCTGCTTATGGCGGTAAACCATTTGCCGTTCAAGCTGAAGCAGGTTGTCATCCTTCATTATCTGCAGGAGTATTCCCAGGAGGAGATCGCTGCGATTCTGGAGATCCCGCTGGGCACTGTTAAGTCGCGTATCCATGCTGCACTGCAGAAGCTGCGCCGGAAGCATCAGGCTGACACAATCCAGTACAGAAGGGTGGAGGATGTGCATGAGTCTTGAACAGCAGCTGCGGCAGGCCCTCCGGGAGAAGGCCGGGGACTGGAGCGCTCCACCTGAGCTGAAGGACAGAATCCTTAGCAGGATTACTCCGGTACAAGGGGGAAGACGCATGAAAAAATGGCTTATAGCCACAGTGGTGGCAGCCGTTTTACTGGTTCCAACCGGAGCCTATGCCGGATATACGTATTTGGCGGATTCCGTGTACGGCTCGCAGGATCATTTCATGGAGAACGGCGGAACGCTTGAAGGCTACGAGCGGCTTGAAGCCAAGCTGCAGCAGGCCAAAAACAGTCTGAGCCAAGATGATTTTACAGCCCTTACGGCACTCTTGCATGAGATCGGGAGCTACAATCTGAGGATTGCCGATGATAAAGGGAACCTTAATCCCGGGCTGCTGAGCACCGCTGAGCAGGATATGTATCAGGAATTGACCGTGAAGCTTGAGCCCTACTTCGAGAAAATAGAGAAGGAGGCACAGCCGTCTGGTTCCGGCAAATTACCTCCTCTCGACAGCGGTACCTTCTGGGAGGAGCAGCTAGCCCGGGGAGAGCAGGTC
Proteins encoded:
- a CDS encoding sigma-70 family RNA polymerase sigma factor; translated protein: MKHPMEYAQLIEQTLAGSVEAYGELYEATIRDVYRTVRFLVSEPVNAEDIVQEVYVELYRSLGRYDHSREFRPWLTGLVMRQIQAYRRRGWRHFRLLRRAEQTAERMEHDFAGEVVDRISNRALLMAVNHLPFKLKQVVILHYLQEYSQEEIAAILEIPLGTVKSRIHAALQKLRRKHQADTIQYRRVEDVHES
- a CDS encoding DUF3600 domain-containing protein, producing MSLEQQLRQALREKAGDWSAPPELKDRILSRITPVQGGRRMKKWLIATVVAAVLLVPTGAYAGYTYLADSVYGSQDHFMENGGTLEGYERLEAKLQQAKNSLSQDDFTALTALLHEIGSYNLRIADDKGNLNPGLLSTAEQDMYQELTVKLEPYFEKIEKEAQPSGSGKLPPLDSGTFWEEQLARGEQVFSGTELTAFRQLISELQAYNAAITDSDGSIHPERLSEEETARFSRLYEELGPYLKELGIMIKPRL